In a single window of the Coffea eugenioides isolate CCC68of chromosome 3, Ceug_1.0, whole genome shotgun sequence genome:
- the LOC113764716 gene encoding putative disease resistance protein At3g14460 produces the protein MAENLLISASVEVLLQKIFSVTTENINLVFGGPQEISCLMEYWFSRSSEETNVVQAIRQELEELKGSLSNIQAVSQDNLRLQDKAVIVTLWLHKLSDLADDADNALAEFGYQILQHEVEMLNQEKPKVSLFSCHSDKKAFRQEMMPKARGISNKLEMINKEVKDFLASEKYGVTTASSPQVDVVQEVGFLIADLKITENEEKTSIENFWSIIKEKAGVSDEIPIGLKDIGRHIAEKCQGLSLAANLLGGLLQNKRRDFWLSILESGVLDKEDVISAILKLCFENLPSPFLKRCFAFCSMFPRNSVIERDQLVQLWMAEGFIDPGLGISVMEELGNQYFDTLLQNSLLEIASKDNFNKVTHCKLHNLVYDFAYSLSSFESITFGERDQDDIRQIQHLALESFTEETMKIAKEKATYLRTLFLKNNLPDNNLLNVNFLYVLNLCDADIAELPASIGKLRHLEYLDLSRTNIKSIPDSACNLYKLKTLRIIGCNSLKKLPKDFKDLLCLRHLHFYYNEYFSMPYEFGRLSHLQTLPIYNVGKVCGPPIGELKHLKDLKGKLEIRNLDLVKDKKEAQQANLFEKPNLQELELRWIDPEKEEREGPNNDENVLEGLEPYHNLKSLRIEHFKGDRFPSWVMKMSVKRGSLQLNNLVEVKLESCTRCKEIPTLGTLPLLQNLEIVDLSEVSCFGSSFYGGNGSNTNTSETQATESFFPALKSLTIDRMPSLLDWKGPEEISASYEAKTFNSLERLFLRWDPKLMTAPSHFPALKVLRVESIKSSSPLESICNSKLTTLTSLHVEDVEELTSLPDELLENNTNLSHLCIINCHSLTNIVPHMSGCSAVLQELEIKECGALQEFPPEICSLRSLKRFELSDCPSIKLFPNLNGQGGLPSLQSLTVSECQGLISIPSEVLESCKSLQYLWVTECENLIEFSPNFQQMPNISFMRITSCPKLNTMPKGLGALSNLADLRMGPLSNSMEFETFQTCFTGLQQLSSLVSLFLVGQHHWNSLPEELQHLTALKEMTLDDFGIEVLPDWIGNLSSIQKLKLSNCRKLESFPSKEIMEGLKNLEKLEIEDCDLLARKWMLQNEPDSEWFKVSHIKEIILDFDEVSDPIIWNMIHWEMEKPMQKTTNEEKKKKNKNKNKNKNKKTKKKTNSSTSTS, from the exons ATGGCTGAGAATCTGCTTATAAGTGCATCCGTGGAGGTTTTACTGCAGAAAATATTCTCAGTCACTACTGAAAACATTAACCTTGTGTTTGGTGGTCCTCAAGAAATCTCATGCCTAATGGAGTATTGGTTTTCCCGCTCCAGTGAAGAGACTAATGTTGTGCAGGCCATCAGACAAGAGTTGGAGgaattgaaaggatctttatCCAACATCCAAGCTGTCTCACAGGATAATCTGAGGCTGCAGGACAAGGCTGTGATCGTTACGCTTTGGCTGCATAAACTTTCTGATTTAGCCGATGATGCTGATAATGCTTTGGCAGAGTTCGGCTATCAAATTCTCCAGCATGAGGTGGAGATGCTGAACCAAGAAAAACCAAAGGTAAGTCTCTTCTCCTGTCACTCTGATAAGAAGGCCTTTCGCCAAGAAATGATGCCTAAAGCAAGAGGCATCAGTAATAAGCTGGAGATGATCAATAAAGAAGTGAAAGACTTTTTAGCTTCTGAGAAATATGGTGTCACAACTGCTTCTTCCCCTCAGGTAGATGTAGTTCAGGAGGTTGGCTTCTTGATTGCTGACCTGAAAATCACAGAAAATGAGGAAAAGACATCTATAGAAAATTTCTGGTCcataataaaagaaaaggcagGTGTAAGTGATGAAATACCAATAGGCCTGAAGGACATAGGAAGGCACATTGCAGAAAAGTGTCAAGGTCTGTCTTTAGCAGCAAATTTACTTGGAGGTTtgttacaaaacaaaagaagggATTTCTGGTTGTCAATTTTAGAAAGCGGGGTATTAGATAAAGAAGATGTAATCTCTGCGATACTCAAATTGTGCTTTGAAAATCTGCCATCTCCATTCCTCAAAAGATGTTTTGCATTTTGTTCGATGTTTCCAAGGAACTCTGTTATAGAAAGGGACCAGCTAGTCCAGCTTTGGATGGCTGAAGGATTTATTGACCCAGGGTTGGGGATTTCTGTGATGGAGGAATTAGGAAATCAATACTTTGACACTTTGTTGCAGAATTCTTTACTTGAAATTGCAAGCAAGGATAACTTCAACAAAGTAACACATTGTAAACTGCATAATCTTGTCTATGATTTTGCATATTCTCTGTCAAGCTTCGAGAGCATCACCTTCGGTGAAAGAGATCAAGATGACATTCGTCAGATTCAACACCTTGCATTGGAGTCGTTTACAGAGGAAACCATGAAGATTGCCAAGGAGAAAGCAACATATTTGAGGACATTATTCCTAAAGAACAATTTACCTGACAATAACTTGTTAAATGTAAACTTCTTGTATGTTTTAAACCTCTGTGATGCAGATATAGCAGAATTGCCAGCATCTATTGGAAAGCTAAGGCATTTAGAATACCTTGATCTCTCGAGGACAAACATAAAGTCTATACCTGACTCTGCCTGCAACCTTTACAAGTTGAAGACATTGAGGATCATTGGATGTAATTCTCTTAAAAAACTCCCAAAAGATTTCAAAGATTTGCTATGCCTGAGACATCTTCACTTCTATTATAATGAGTACTTCTCTATGCCATATGAGTTTGGGCGATTAAGTCACCTTCAAACACTGCCAATCTATAACGTGGGAAAGGTGTGTGGTCCTCCAATTGGGGAGCTGAAGCACTTGAAAGATCTCAAAGGCAAGCTGGAGATACGAAATCTTGATCTTGTGAAAGACAAAAAGGAAGCTCAGCAAGCAAATCTATTTGAGAAACCGAATTTGCAGGAGCTGGAGCTTCGTTGGATTGATcctgaaaaagaagaaagagaaggtCCAAACAACGATGAGAATGTGCTGGAAGGCCTTGAGCCTTACCACAATCTGAAAAGCTTAAGGATCGAACACTTCAAAGGTGACAGATTCCCATCATGGGTAATGAAGATGTCTGTTAAAAGAGGCTCTTTGCAACTTAACAATTTGGTGGAGGTAAAACTGGAAAGCTGCACAAGATGCAAGGAAATCCCAACACTAGGGACCCTACCGCTTCTCCAAAATCTTGAGATAGTTGACCTCTCAGAAGTTAGCTGCTTTGGATCATCATTTTACGGTGGCAATGGATCAAATACCAACACCAGTGAAACTCAAGCAACAGAATCATTCTTTCCAGCACTCAAAAGCCTCACAATAGACCGCATGCCAAGCCTACTAGATTGGAAGGGACCAGAAGAAATCTCTGCATCTTATGAAGCTAAGACGTTTAATAGCCTCGAGAGATTATTTCTTAGATGGGATCCAAAGTTGATGACTGCTCCAAGTCATTTCCCTGCACTCAAGGTACTGAGGGTTGAATCCATCAAGAGCAGCTCGCCACTGGAGAGTATATGCAATTCCAAGCTGACCACCCTCACAAGTCTCCATGTTGAGGATGTAGAGGAGCTAACTTCTCTTCCAGATGAGTTGCTGGAAAACAACACCAACCTTTCTCATCTATGTATTATAAATTGCCACTCTTTGACGAACATTGTTCCTCATATGTCCGGTTGCAGTGCAGTGCTCCAAGAGTTGGAGATCAAGGAATGCGGGGCATTACAAGAATTTCCACCAGAAATTTGTTCACTCAGATCTCTCAAAAGGTTCGAGCTATCAGACTGCCCTAGTATCAAATTATTTCCAAATTTGAATGGACAGGGAGGCCTTCCATCCCTTCAGAGCTTGACAGTTTCTGAGTGCCAAGGTTTGATCAGTATACCAAGTGAGGTATTGGAGTCTTGCAAGTCTCTCCAATACCTATGGGTGACAGAGTGTGAAAATCTCATCGAGTTTTCtccaaattttcaacaaatgCCTAACATTTCATTCATGAGAATTACTTCCTGCCCTAAGTTGAATACCATGCCCAAGGGGCTTGGTGCACTTAGCAACTTGGCTGACCTCAGGATGGGTCCTCTTTCAAATTCAATGGAGTTTGAAACATTCCAAACATGTTTTACAGGGCTTCAACAGCTTTCTTCACTTGTTTCTCTATTCTTAGTCGGGCAGCATCACTGGAATTCTTTGCCTGAAGAGCTTCAACACCTCACTGCTCTGAAAGAAATGACTTTAGATGATTTTGGAATAGAAGTTTTGCCAGATTGGATAGGGAATCTTTCCTCGATTCAAAAGTTAAAGCTCTCCAATTGCCGAAAACTTGAGTCCTTTCCCTCCAAAGAAATAATGGAAGGCCTCAAGAATTTGGAGAAGCTGGAAATCGAGGACTGTGATCTGCTAGCAAGGAAATGGATGCTGCAAAATGAACCAGATTCTGAGTGGTTTAAAGTTTCCCATATTAAGGAAATCATTCTAGATTTTGATGAAGTTTCAGATCCAATCATCTGGAATAT GATCCATTGGGAGATGGAAAAGCCAATGCAAAAAACAACTAacgaggagaagaagaagaagaacaagaacaagaacaagaacaagaacaagaagacaaagaagaagacaaaTTCAAGTACTTCAACTAGCTGA
- the LOC113766595 gene encoding putative UPF0481 protein At3g02645: MSSSFFGSTTSEQRWANQFNKHFTIYIENDASIFRVPKKVCDTKPETYAPQQIGLGAYHNLRPDLDEMNRRKLEAVKIFLKPEQYRNFKSLIVDKVKELEPSVRACYSKYLDIDGDTLAWIMSIDGVYLLHRLSTYRYKGSVDSEDRKFAQDIAMLENQMPVIVLEEILKAIQAPVEGEVQGADDDDEAGDGEDEEEDDVEEEDESENEEENKEKKLNRLFLSFCKAHTPLGLTDKAGILGDTSNPHLLSYMYNLIVKNWSLGDQSPEVRILLGSARLGSALVEGAGQVTQAASVLADLTGQKPLQLLASLPLQQLAALFKEDSKKGYSSIEEVHIPSASQLDAISNVQFKVWRAGVKIMQFDKKDRVMYLPVITLNTDSELILRNLVAYEVASASPESTLILAGYVDFMCGIIDTAKDVDLLKKKGIIQSDLPIEEIAEIFNGISKSSSQNALPELEKATQDLNRIYDSTFRVRTWRFIRDHLIPSEGAVKLFFAILLILLLSLQAVCQVYGCSARWFGRVSSI, translated from the coding sequence ATGTCTAGCTCATTTTTTGGTTCAACCACGAGCGAGCAAAGATGGGCTAATCAGTTCAATAAACATTTCACCATATACATTGAAAATGATGCCTCCATCTTTCGTGTACCAAAAAAAGTATGCGACACAAAGCCAGAAACTTATGCCCCTCAGCAGATAGGCCTAGGAGCATATCATAACTTGAGGCCTGATCTTGATGAAATGAACCGCAGAAAGCTTGAGGCTGTCAAGATATTTTTGAAGCCGGAACAGTACCGGAATTTCAAAAGCCTAATTGTCGACAAGGTCAAAGAGCTTGAGCCCTCAGTACGCGCTTGCTACAGCAAGTACTTGGACATTGATGGCGATACTTTGGCATGGATCATGTCTATTGATGGTGTATATTTGCTTCATCGGCTGAGCACCTATAGATATAAAGGAAGTGTTGATTCGGAGGACAGGAAGTTTGCTCAGGACATTGCAATGTTGGAGAATCAAATGCCCGTGATTGTGCTCGAAGAAATATTGAAGGCTATTCAAGCTCCTGTTGAAGGTGAGGTGCAAGGTgccgatgatgatgatgaagctGGTGATGGTgaggatgaagaagaagatgacgTTGAGGAAGAGGATGAAAGTGAGAACGAggaagaaaacaaggaaaaaaaattaaatcgatTGTTTTTGTCATTCTGTAAAGCACACACTCCCCTTGGCCTAACTGATAAAGCAGGAATTCTTGGCGATACCTCTAATCCTCATCTTCTGAGTTATATGTATAATTTGATTGTGAAAAATTGGTCTCTTGGAGATCAGTCTCCCGAAGTTCGTATTCTTTTAGGTTCGGCTCGACTAGGTTCGGCACTAGTCGAGGGAGCTGGTCAAGTTACACAGGCTGCAAGCGTTTTAGCTGATTTGACGGGGCAGAAACCTCTGCAACTGTTAGCTAGTTTGCCACTGCAGCAGCTTGCTGCTCTTTTCAAAGAAGATTCTAAAAAAGGATACTCTTCAATTGAGGAGGTCCATATACCATCTGCTTCCCAACTTGATGCAATTTCCAATGTACAATTTAAAGTCTGGCGTGCAGGCGTCAAAATCATGCAGTTTGATAAAAAGGATCGGGTAATGTACCTCCCTGTAATCACTCTGAACACTGATTCAGAACTGATATTACGCAACCTGGTGGCTTATGAAGTTGCCTCAGCTTCTCCTGAATCTACCCTTATACTTGCCGGATATGTGGATTTCATGTGCGGCATTATTGATACTGCAAAAGATGTAGATTTGCTCAAGAAAAAGGGAATCATACAAAGCGATCTCCCGATTGAAGAAATTGCGGAAATCTTCAATGGGATAAGCAAATCTAGCAGTCAGAATGCCCTTCCTGAATTAGAAAAGGCTACTCAGGATTTGAATAGGATTTATGACAGCACTTTCAGAGTCAGAACTTGGAGATTCATAAGAGACCATTTGATTCCATCTGAGGGTGCTGTCAAGCTCTTTTTTGCGATATTGCTGATTTTGCTGCTCTCACTACAAGCAGTTTGCCAAGTTTATGGCTGCAGTGCTCGTTGGTTTGGCAGGGTCAGTTCTATATGA
- the LOC113766865 gene encoding UDP-glycosyltransferase 13-like, producing MSMSRIGDSQKRAVAHVALFPSAGIGHLVPFLRLAAMLASPNCQCRVTLIAVQPPVSAAESNELSTFFASHPQINQLDFHLPIPSSPSEFADADKPDPFFARFLAISSSVHLLHPLLASLSTPPLSAIFADFAVAADINRLADELSMPLYIVSTTSARFFSLMACLPDLILESKSSEDSSIQLPGLASVPISSLPPPFFTPDHIFTAHIRLNAQFLSKAKGILLNSFDWFESETIAAVNTGKVLAHLPPFLPIGPYEPCKAVVKAGSYLQWLDGQPNESVVYVSFGSRTALSKEQIRELGNGLERSGCRFLWVIKTTKVDKDEREDLQDLLGSSFLERTKKKGLVCKAWVEQEQVLAHPAIGGFVSHCGWNSVTEAARYGVPILAWPLNGDQKLNAEVTEKAGLGVWMRHWGWLGENLVKGEEIGDQIVELMQDKTLRIKAKKVKEEARKAYEVGGSSKKVLLEIIENL from the coding sequence ATGTCAATGTCAAGAATTGGTGATTCCCAGAAGAGAGCAGTTGCACATGTAGCTCTGTTTCCTAGTGCAGGAATAGGCCATTTGGTCCCATTTCTGAGATTGGCAGCCATGCTTGCTTCTCCTAATTGCCAATGCAGAGTTACGTTGATTGCTGTTCAGCCTCCAGTTTCTGCTGCAGAGTCCAACGAATTGTCTACCTTCTTTGCTTCCCACCCTCAAATCAATCAGCTTGATTTTCATCTCCCAATTCCCAGCAGTCCATCCGAATTTGCAGACGCTGATAAACCTGATCCTTTCTTTGCTCGATTTCTAGCTATTAGTAGCTCAGTTCATCTCCTGCATCCTCTCCTGGCTTCCTTATCTACTCCGCCTCTATCAGCCATCTTCGCTGACTTTGCTGTTGCAGCCGATATCAATCGTCTAGCTGATGAATTATCTATGCCCCTTTACATTGTATCCACCACTTCAGCTAGATTTTTTTCACTTATGGCTTGTCTTCCTGACTTGATACTCGAAAGCAAAAGTTCGGAAGACTCTAGCATTCAGCTTCCGGGTTTAGCTTCGGTGCCAATTTCAAGCCTTCCTCCTCCCTTCTTTACTCCAGATCATATTTTCACAGCCCACATCCGTTTAAATGCTCAATTCCTCTCGAAAGCCAAGGGTATTCTACTTAATAGCTTTGATTGGTTTGAGTCTGAAACAATTGCTGCAGTAAATACTGGCAAGGTGCTGGCTCATTTACCTCCTTTTCTCCCCATAGGACCATACGAGCCTTGTAAGGCTGTCGTGAAAGCTGGCTCTTATCTGCAGTGGCTAGATGGCCAACCAAATGAGTCTGTAGTCTATGTTAGCTTTGGAAGCAGAACAGCATTGTCAAAGGAACAAATAAGAGAACTAGGAAATGGACTGGAGAGAAGTGGATGCAGATTTCTTTGGGTAATAAAGACTACCAAAGTTGACAAAGACGAGAGGGAAGATCTGCAAGATTTACTTGGCAGTTCATTTCTTGAAAGAACAAAGAAGAAGGGGCTAGTTTGTAAAGCATGGGTGGAGCAAGAGCAAGTTTTAGCGCATCCAGCAATCGGAGGATTTGTAAGCCATTGTGGGTGGAATTCTGTAACTGAAGCAGCTCGTTATGGGGTGCCTATACTGGCTTGGCCTCTAAATGGAGACCAAAAGTTGAACGCAGAAGTGACAGAGAAGGCAGGCCTTGGAGTATGGATGAGGCATTGGGGTTGGCTGGGGGAGAACCTAGTGAAGGGAGAGGAGATTGGGGATCAAATTGTCGAGTTGATGCAGGATAAAACATTGAGGATAAAGGcaaagaaggtgaaggaagaaGCTAGGAAGGCCTACGAAGTTGGTGGGAGTTCTAAGAAAGTGCTTCTGGAAATCATAGAAAATCTTTGA